The following proteins come from a genomic window of Pseudomonas putida:
- a CDS encoding sigma-70 family RNA polymerase sigma factor, producing MLTSPMSGLLASFQEHYDDLLQFLTRRMSDRQRAADVAQETYLKLVNIDEQAVPVLHARSFIFRVAGNLAIDALRREQRIAASHDDSDGACEVACPAPAPEAALLARERLQILDQALLQLPDNARQALLLNRVEGLTQKQVAQRLGVSESMVAKYIGQALRHCRGRLKQAGVAASVVLLVAAVAGWQQAPMLLADYHTAVGERQIITLADGTRVTLNSASALSVAFSEHERRVVLDAGEALFETADDSRPFVVETAGARVQGNAATFSVQRDGHVVLARGEAKVGEHELAVAADAVTQMAWQRGKLIFNGKPLGQVLMELERYRHGRIVLSDSKLAAMEVSGVFDLDEPEALLRTLEQRYGLKVTYLPWLAVVH from the coding sequence ATGCTGACTTCACCCATGTCGGGCCTGCTGGCAAGTTTCCAGGAGCACTACGACGACCTGCTGCAGTTTCTGACGCGGCGCATGAGCGACCGCCAGCGCGCGGCCGACGTGGCGCAGGAAACCTACCTGAAGCTGGTGAACATCGACGAGCAGGCAGTGCCGGTGTTGCACGCGCGCAGTTTCATCTTCCGCGTGGCCGGCAACCTGGCAATTGACGCCTTGCGCCGTGAGCAACGCATCGCTGCCAGCCACGACGACAGCGACGGAGCCTGTGAGGTGGCCTGCCCGGCACCGGCACCCGAGGCGGCGTTGCTGGCCCGCGAGCGCTTGCAGATTCTTGACCAGGCGCTGTTGCAGTTGCCCGACAATGCCCGCCAGGCGCTGTTGCTCAACCGTGTCGAGGGCCTGACCCAGAAGCAGGTCGCTCAACGCCTGGGGGTTTCCGAGAGCATGGTGGCAAAGTACATCGGCCAGGCTCTGCGCCATTGCCGCGGCCGGCTGAAGCAGGCGGGTGTGGCAGCATCGGTGGTGTTGCTGGTCGCCGCCGTGGCGGGTTGGCAGCAAGCCCCGATGCTGCTGGCGGATTACCACACCGCCGTGGGCGAACGGCAGATCATTACCCTGGCAGATGGCACACGGGTGACGCTGAACAGCGCCAGCGCCTTGAGCGTGGCGTTCAGCGAGCATGAGCGGCGTGTGGTGCTCGATGCGGGTGAGGCACTGTTCGAGACCGCTGATGATTCACGGCCGTTTGTGGTCGAAACGGCCGGTGCGCGGGTGCAGGGCAATGCTGCCACCTTCAGCGTGCAGCGCGATGGCCACGTCGTGTTGGCTCGCGGTGAAGCCAAGGTGGGTGAACATGAACTGGCGGTGGCGGCCGATGCCGTCACGCAGATGGCCTGGCAGCGGGGCAAGCTGATCTTCAACGGCAAGCCGCTGGGGCAGGTGCTGATGGAGCTTGAACGATACCGGCATGGGCGCATTGTGTTGTCCGACAGCAAGCTGGCTGCGATGGAGGTGAGCGGGGTGTTCGACCTGGATGAACCTGAGGCTCTGTTGCGGACGTTGGAGCAGCGATATGGCCTGAAGGTGACCTACCTGCCATGGTTGGCCGTGGTGCATTGA